The DNA sequence GTCGGTTAGCTTAAGAGCAAAAAAATCAGAGAATAAGGACCCTCAAAGTGTGTTTGTATCCAATAATAAATTCACTGACGAAAATACAGAATTGGTACAGGTAGCAGTCGTTATATACAGTTCAGGGTATTGGAAGGTTCAGACAAGTAAAAACTCCATTACAGGATTTGGCTTATTGGATCAGGACTATGTGTCGAATTTAAGCAATCAATGTTGGTTTGAGGGAGAGTTGAATATTCATGAAATCTCAATCTTTGAAGATTATACCATGAATGACGCCAAGTTGGCTTATGGGTTGACAGTTAGTGATATTACGAAGATTACACAAGAGATTAGTAACAGAATAGGAGGGTATGCTTCCAGGTTGTTTAAATGTGCAGACGAATATGATTTTGACGGTTGGGAGAGTCTTGAGCATGATACGTTTTTCTTAGAGCGTGAGAATACCATTATCAAAGGTGGTGAGAATAGCTATATGAAAGAAGATCAGAATTGGACCGCTTATACTGGAATCATGTTGGTGCGAGGACAGAATGGGAAAGGAGAGAGGTTGTCAATTCCAGTAGACTACACATTCGCAATAGATGAAAAGAATAAGAAACTATTAGCGATAGACATTAAGAGTGAGTTGAAAGAGCAAGAGCGGGTTTTGATAATGAGTAGTTTGGGAGATTATTTTTCAGGGTCAGAAATGTTGCAGACAGCCAGTCATTAACCTTGACTTCTATAGATTTATAAACGAGAAAGTCCTTCTTTGCCCAATGTTGGTAAAGGAGGACTTTTTTTGTTGTGGTGAGAGTCTAGCATTGAACTTTTTTCAAGTAAGGAAACGACCTGAAAAACTAGGAACTATTTCTTTTGTTGGGGGATTACAGGGGTAGAACCAAGATCCAACTGAAAATGAAAAAACTGCTGCTTTACTATCTCTCTTTATTGTTGATCTGTTGGAGTTGTAAAAATACACCCGAAAAGACAGATGTTGTGGTGCAAGGAAAACTTTGTGCAGGGAAACCATTGGCTGTTACATTTCTTGACGATATCAATACAGCTCCAATTTTTGATGGGTTGGAAGGCGTAAACTTTATTATTACCACTGATGATAAAAAGGCACAAAAGTACTTTAACCAAGGTATGATGCTTGCCTATGGGTTCAACCATGCAGAGGCTGCCCGTTCATTTCATGAAGTAACCAAAATAGATCCCTCTTGTGCCATGGGGTATTGGGGACTGGCTTATGTTTTGGGACCAAATTACAATGCCGGAATGGAAGATGATAATCTGGAGCGAGCATACACCGCTATCCAGCAGGCTAAAAAGCTTTCAGGTAATTGTACAGATCTTGAAAAGGACCTGATTATGGCTATGGAACAACGCTACAGCCCAGAGAAACTAGAAGATCGCTCTCCACTTGACAAGGCTTATGCAAACGCACTCCGTGAGGTTCATATTGCTCATTCTGATAATCCTTATGTAGGAACCTTACGTGCAGAGTCATTGATGGATTTACACCCTTGGGATATGTGGAGCAAGGATGGTACACCTCAACCTTGGACGAATGAAATTTTGGAAATTTTGGAAAACATCATGGATGATTACCCAAGAAATGCTGGCGCAAACCATCTATATATTCATGCGATAGAAGCTTCTCATGACCCTGATAAAGCTATTCAAGCAGCTGACCTTTTGCGTACACTGGTACCGGGTGCTGGTCATTTGGTACATATGCCATCCCATATTTATATCCGGACAGGTAGGTATCATCAAGGTTCAGAGGCAAATATTCAGGCGGTAGAAGTTGATAGTCAATATGTGGCATCCTGTCATGCACAAGGGGTTTATCCATTGGCATATTATCCTCACAATGCTCATTTTTTGGCAGCTTGTGCTACTTTGGAAGGAAATGAGAAAAGGGCAATAGAAGCAGCTTTTAATGTGAGAGCTTTGACGGATACAGCGCTGATGAGAAAGCCAGAGTGGGGAACTTTACAGCATTATTATTCCATTCCCCTATTTGTGATGGTGAAGTTTGGAATGTGGGATAAAATTATTCAGTCAAAAAATGAAGCGGAAGACTTGGTTTATCCTTCCATTATATGGCACTATGCAAGAGGAATGGCTTTTACTGCTAAAGGACAGACTACAGAGGCGGTAAGGGAAATGAAAATCCTTAGACAACTTGCAAAGGATCCAATCATTGATGAGATGACTATTTGGGATTTGAATCAGATCAGGGACCTTGTGACAATAGCATCAAAAGTACTGGAAGGAACTATTGCTGCCGATCAGGAAAACTATGTATTGGCAGAGAAAATGCTGAGGGACGCTGTAGAGATAGAAGATCAGTTGAATTACAATGAGCCACCAGACTGGTTCTTTTCAGTAAGGCATCATTTGGGGCCTGTATTGTTAAAAGCACAGAAATATAGGGAAGCAGAGGATGTGTATCAGGAAGATTTGAAAATCTACCCCAAAAATGGCTGGGCTATGTCAGGGCTGATTACTGCTTTGGCTAATCAGGATAAAGTGGATGAGGCTGCGGATGTAAAAGCAGACTTTGCTAAAGCATGGAAATGGGCGAATGTAGAGTTGGAAGATTCAGAGGTGAAAAGGTGAGTACCTGGAAAAGGGTAACAATTCGGGAGAGATAATCAATTACAAAAGGGAAAGTCAAGGCTTTCCTTTTTTAGTGAAAAACATTTCTACAGAAAAAGAATCTATATCATGACATAAAGTGATCTTCATAATCTTTATTTTCGCGGGGTCATTAGATAATTCACGCTTAATACGCTAACAATGAATGATACCGCTCAAAGTTCAAAAGGATATTTACTGGTATTAGGGGCTTACCTGATGTGGGGAGTATTGCCTGTATATTGGAAGGTAATGGATCAAATACCATCCTTGGAAATCCTTGCTCATAGAGTAATGTGGTCTTTTATATTCTTACTGGTGTTAAATCTGGTGATGAAAGGGAAAGATATTTTTGGTTACCTGAAGAATAAACAAACAAGGAGAGCACTTTATGTTTCATCCCTTTTGATATCGGTCAACTGGGGTTCTTATATATTGGCAGTAAATTCAGGTCATACAGTTGATGCCAGCTTAGGCTATTACATCAACCCGCTGGTAAGTGTTTTTCTGGGGGTCTTTTTCTTTAAGGAGCGTTTATCCAAGCTTAAACTTATAGCCTTGGTACTAGCAGGTATAGGTGTACTTTACCTAACGGTACGTTACGGAACCATTCCTTGGATCGCATTGGTGTTGGCTTTTTCTTTTGGCTTTTACGGACTGTTCAAGAAAAAATACGCATTCAATACTATGGACAGCCTTATGGTGGAAACGCTGATGGTAGCGCCAATAGCAATGGGATATATAGGTTATCTGGAGGGAACAGGTCAAGGACATGTAATGGAAGTAACATGGCAGGTAGATTTGCTGTTGCTGTTTTCTGGAATTGCCACTACTGTTCCACTGTACATGTTTTCGGAAGGAGCCAAGCACATTCCTTTATCAAGTGTAGGCTTTTTGCAGTATATAGCTCCTACTATGATGCTGCTGTTAGGCATATTCATGTTTAAGGAAACCTTTAATGAAGAGCATTTGGTAAGCTTCGCCTTGATTTGGTCAGGCTTGGGTGTCTATACATTCTCACTGCTGAAGGATTTGAGGAAAAGGAAAAAAATATTGAAAGCAGCATAATTAAAAAAGGCTGAAACTGTGGGAGACGGTTTCAGCCTTTTTTTTATGTATTATGGTAATGGAAGAGGGAAGTGTTTTTGAACTAATTCTGGATTGATGGTCGTAGTGTTTTTTGTATGTTTTGGCGTTTCGGCTTTCAAATAGAATAAAATAAGCATGAGCAAAATGCATAGAATACTCAAATGTTTCATAGCGTAGTGGTTGGGTGTTCGTGATATCTGATAGGAGTAAGTTTGTATAAATAAGTTAAAAAAGGAGACTGATAATGTGTGTATTCTTTAAATTTGTTCACAAAAGATTCATCCTAAAATAGGACTTTAGAAGGGTTTGTTGGTTCAATTAAACTTTTAACCCGCCTTATGGGTTAAAGTTTCGAAACACTGACCTGAATGCTATTTAGATTGGTAATGCGGATTTTTGAACTTATTTTTATGCGCATTACGGCATTAGGGACTTTTACAGATAGAAGTATATAATACACATGGAACTGACTTTTTGGGGCGCAGCGCAGCAAGTAACTGGCAGTATGTTTCTGCTGACATTGGAAGATGAATACCGTATTTTGATCGACTGTGGTATAGATATGGGAAACCTTTCCGAAACTATGCCGCTGTATCCTGGGTCCAACTTTCCTTTTGACGCAAGCTTAGTAAACCTTGTATTGCTTACCCATGCGCACCTTGACCACTCGGGTAAGATTCCAAACCTGTACAGAGAAGGTTTTGAGGGACAAGTGCTTTGTACTTCTCCTACAATGGCACTGACGGAGCTGTTGTTACTGGACTCTGCATCCATCAATCAGAAGAAGCTGAAAGCCTATCACAGAAAGCTTTCAAAGGGAATGGCACCTGAAGACTTCAATTTTGACCCAAGAGACCTTTATGTGGAGAAGGATGTCTATAAGGCTGTTGACCGTTTTGTGCCGATTCAGTTTCACAGGCGTTTCAATGTCAAGCATGGGGTGCATGTCACTTTTATCCCAACAGGGCACTTGCTAGGAGCTGCTAACATTCTATTGGAAGTGGAAGAAAATGGAGAGACTAAATCCATTATGTTCTCTGGTGATATTGGACGTAGTAACTATCCATTATTGCAAGATCCGCACACTGTTCCTCAGGTGGACTACTTGATTTGTGAAACGACATATGGTAATAGAGAGCACCAATCGATTCAGGATGCGACAGAAGCCGTTGAAGATGTAATTCGACGTACTTGTATAGACAAACCTGGTCGCCTGATCATTCCTGCATTTAGTATTGGTAGGACGCAGGCAATCATTTATACGCTACATAAGCTGTATGCCGAAAATAAGTTGCCTCCAATCAAGATTTTTGCGGATAGCCCATTGGCACAGCGCAGTAATGTGGTCTATGAAAAGTATACAGGTTTCCTGAATGAAGAAGCAAATGACTTCAAGAGGGAGCATGGTAGCCTCTTCCGCTTTGATACTGTACAGTATGTAGAAGCGATGAAAGACAGTCAGGCAATTGACAATTACCATGAGCCTTGTATCATTATCTCTTCTTCAGGTATGATGGAAGGAGGGCGTATTCAACACCACATCCGTGCAAATATGGAAAACTCTTACTGTACGATTCTGATGGTGGGGTATTCAGCTGAAGGAACATTGGGTAACAGGTTACTGAACAGTAACGGGAATATCCGAATCGGTACAAGAGAATACCCAATTAAGGCAAATATAGAGCAAACAGACTCATTTAGTGGACATGGAGATATTCATGACTTGCTGAAGTTTGTAAGGCAACAGGACAAGGTACAGACCAAGAAAATATTCCTTGTGCATGGAGAGGGGAGCTCAATGGAAGATTTTAAATCTACATTGAATAAAGAAGGATACAATCAGGTGGAAATTCCTGAAAAAGGACAGAAATACCAACTTTAGTGAACAATAGAATTTAATATAAAAGAAAGAGGTCAGGCTGGTTACAAAACCGGATGACCTCTCTTTATTTGGTGAAACTATGATACAAAACGTAACCTTAGTAGGAGCCGGCAATGTTGCATGGCACTTGGGAGCTGCTTTGGAAGATGCAGGATTGGTTGTAGATGTAGTGTATAGCAGAAACTATTCAAATGCTAAGGCACTTGCCGAGAGGCTTTATGATGCCGTGCCGACTGACAGTCTGGATTTTTCAGAGAGTAAGTCTGAGCTTTTTATTCTGATGGTTTCAGATAATGTAGTGCAGCAAGTAGCTGAAGAAATGACTTTACCTTCTTCAGGTGCAATTGTGGTACACACTTCAGGGGCTGTTCCTTTGGAAGCTTTGGCAAATGCAGGGCTTTATGTTGGGGTTTTTTATCCGCTTCAAACTTTTTCAAAAGGAAAGAAAGTTGATTTCAGTAAAATATCAATCTGCATTGATTCAAAGAGTGAGCGCATTTTGGATATGCTGGCAGAAATGGCTTACAAGCTGAGTAAAAAAGTATATCACTTGAATTCAGAGGAACGTAGAAAGTTGCATGTAGCTGCGGTGTTTGCTTGCAACTTTACCAACCATATGATGACCATTGCTCAGGAAGTAATGGAAAGCAATGGGATGCACTTTGAAATGCTAGAACCGTTGGTCAGAGAAACCGTAGACAAGGCTTTTGCAATTGGGCCTGATAAATCACAGACAGGACCGGCAATTCGTGGAGACAGTAAAACGATAGGGAAGCACCTTGAAGAGTTGGATGGGAAAGCGCGTTATCAGGAAATTTACAAATTGGTGAGTGAAAGTATTGCAGGAATAGAAAAGGAGTAACATTAACTGTTACTCCTTTTTATTTGAATGATTACTGAACTCTTAATCGAGTGCCTGATGGAATGTTGTCCACATCAGCCAGTTTGTTGAGTTTCTTCAATTCTTTGATGCTGACTTTGTATCGGCGTGAAATGCTGTATAGTGTTTCACCTTTGCTGATGACATGGTATCGAGCAACTTTATTTGGAGTTGAAGGATCTCTCAATTTTAGTGTCTGACCAGCATTGATATTGCCATCTTCTGTCAAGCCATTCCACGTCTGTAGGTCACTTACCGGAATATTATATTGTCGGGAAATGGCGTACAGTGTTTCTCCTTTTATCACCAAGTGAGTATTAGGTGTAACCGTAGAGGTTGCAGGCTTTACAGTAGGAGTCGTAACAGGATTTGAAGTTGCCGGTTTGCTGTAATCAGGTTTACTGGTTTCAGCAGGTCTATTTTTAACCTCTTCTTTAGCAGGCTGCGTGAACTGAGAAGTGTTGTTACTTGCAGTTGCATCAGAACCAGTGTTGCTCGATGACTTAATTAGCTTGATCTGCTGTCCCTCCTGAAGGTGAGCAGTCGCAGGCAGGTTATTGAGTCTTCTGATTTCAGCAGGTGTAATGCTGTTGGCGTAACCTATCTGATAGATGTCCTCCCCTTTCTTTACTGTATAAGTAAAAGCCTGACCAGCAACAGTAGTCTCAGCAGCAGATGCAGTGGTTGTAGTATTGGCTGTGCTGTTTTCAGGAGCTGCGATGTATAGCGGGAATCCTGATTTAAGCTCAGCTGCCGAAGACATATTGTTCCATTTCAGCAAATCATCTACACTTACATTGTATTGCTTGGAAATTCTGTAAAGTGTTTCACCTCTTTGAACCATATGCTTGTTGGCTGCCAAGTTTTCAGATGGAGCCGTGTCAGCCGGTTGAGTAGCAGGTGTAGTTGTTACTGATTGGTTATTATCCTGAGTTTCGGCAGGGCGTTGTACCGCTGGCTGATTGTACATATCATTTGAAGCTGTAGAACCATTGTTCGGTTGCTTGATGATCAGTACTTGTCCTGGCTTAACAGTTAAGCTGTTGAGGTTATTCCACTCCTTAATATCTTTGTAGCTTACATTGAACTTGGAAGCAATTGTCACGATATTTTGGTCAGTATCTTGAACCACATAGCGATCACCATTGGCAACAGCTGAATCGTTAGTTTTAGGCGTTTTTTCAACTACCTGAAAGTTGTTGTTCGGCTTCGATGTAGTTTGTTTAGCTACATTGCTGTCAATCAGTACAGCATTTCCTTTTGGGTCTTCAGTTACAGTTGTAAGAGAAGAGTCCCCTTTTACTTTCAGTACTTGCCCCGGTTTTAGTTTCAGGTCATCCCCAATGTCGTTCCATGCCTTTAGGTCAAGAATAGTGACATTGTACATACGGGATATCATAAAGATGCTTTCACCATCTCTTACGGTATGGTTTGAAGCATTGGGGTTGAATTGTTTAGTATCACGGTTTGATGTGATGCTTATAACATCTGTAGTATCTTCCTGCTTGTTGGCAGGCTTGTTACTTAGCTGTTTTTTCTCAGGTGCTTCAGGAAGTTCTACCTCTCGAATCTCAATAGGAACACTTTTCTTCCTTTTCTTTTGAAGGAAGAGAACTCTACCTAGTTGTAATGGTTCATCGGTTTCCATTCTGTTGAACTTGGCAAGCTTCTTCAACTTGATGCCGTAGCGCTGCGATACTTCCCACAAAGAAGCCTCGTCGACCACAATATGTTCTTCAATAGGACCTTTGCTGCTTTTTGATTTTAGGTAATATACCTGTCCTGATTTCAGCTCATCAAACACATTCATGTCATTGTAGCTGATGATTTTCTTCATGCTGATATTCAGGGCAGCAGCAATATTTAGAAGTGTCTGGCGGTCACCAGCAATGAAAGCAGGAATGCCATTGGCATTAGCCAAAGTAATTTCTTCTCCATTGACCGTTTTAACTTCAATATCTGATATTATGGGATATGGGTTATCTGGTAACTGGTTTTCAGGCAAACCACCAAATACGTAAGTGTTCGTTACGTTGGGGTGATAAATGCTGCTTACCGTATCAGCATAGGCAGACAGGGCTCCAGCACAAAGCAGTATTGTTAATGTTTTTCTCATTTCTCTGGAAATGGTTTTTAGTCAATGATCATTCAAAGTTGCAGAGCGAATGAACGTGTTGTTAATAAAAAATCGTCTCCCTCATTTATAACGAATGAGTAACCAATTCTCTTTTAAAATTAAAAGAATTTATAAAAGAAGTTACTTTCTAATAACGAAGAATATCAATTCTCAGGTTTACTATTGCAATTTTTGTGCAATCATGAGTCCATCTCGGACTGGAAGTATAAAATTTGTTACTCTTGGGTCATCTTGTACTTTGCGGTTATAGTCCCTAATGGATTGGGTATCTTTGTCTTGAGCTTTTTCATTCGCAACTTTCCCTTTCCATAAAACATTGTCTGCAATAATAAATCCACCAGGGTTTACCATATCAATGACTAAGTCAAAGTATTTGCAGTAGTTCTTTTTGTCAGCATCAATAAACACGAGGTCAAACTTTTCAGTTAGGGTTGGGATAATTTCCACCGCATTGCCAAAGTGCAATTCAAGCTTGTCACGCAGCCCAGCATCTGTAAAATACTTGTCAATAATCTCCTCAAGTTCATCATCCTTTTCTAATGAAACCAGTTTTCCATCAGGAGCTAACCCTTTGGCAAGGCATATACCAGAGTAGCCAGTAAATGTTCCGATTTCAAGAATTCTCTTGGGTTTCATCATGTTGGTGATGGCAGTCAGCAGTAATCCTTGTACATGGCCTGAAATCATGTCTGGCAAAGCAACTTTCAGGTGTGTTTCCCTGTCAAGCTTTTGAAGTACCTGATCTTCTGCTGTTGCGTGATCGTCGATATATTGCTCTATATTCTGGTTGACAATTTCCATTTTAGTAGATGTTAAATGATGCTTGCAAGCATGCGTAAAGGGTAAGAAGTTACCTTAGCTGAAACTAAGGCAACCTCAGGGTAATACAGGCGCAATTTAATATAATTTTTCTGAGGTAATACTTTCTTATACCCCGTATTTCCTACTCTATAAAAGCACTATTCTGGTTTGCAGTGTCACTGCTGTCAAAAACCCTGATACCGATCACCTCTGCCTCAGCAGATTTGACATCACCGGACCATGCTTCACACTTTACGACAGTCTTACGGTTTTTGACTTCCGTTACAGTAGCTACCAACTTTACAGGCTTATCTACATAAGTAGGTTGCAAGTATTTGATAGTCATGGTTCCCGTTGCATAGCGGTAATACGGGGCTGAATCTAGCGCCCTGTCTTCGCGGCGGTAGGCATCTGCCATAGCGGTTCCCATACAATGACAGTCAATTAGCGTAGCGAGAATGCCTCCTGCCAAGAGGTTTGCCCATCCGTGATATTTCTCTTCAGGCTGCCAAATACAAATGGCTTGTTCACCTTCCCAGTAGCTTTTAATTTGAAGTCCGTCAGGGTTGCTGTTACCACATCCGAAACAAACATTTCCGTGCATGTAATCCTGAAAGTATTTCATGATATCTTTATTGGTTAGTAATAGTTCAAATAAGGTTGGGAAACTACAAATTGTGCTATTACGAACAAAAAAAGGAGCCGATTTTGCGACTCCTTCTTAAACGGGAAGAAAGGTGATTTATCTTTTGAGAATATCAACCTGTTCTTTCAATAATTGGATGATATCATCCTTGTCTTTGAGTTGTTGCTTGAGCATTTCTACTTGCTCTTTTAGGTAAGTGACTTCACTGTAATCACTGTTTTCACCATTGTGGTGTTTATGCTTTCCGGTCTTGATCTCGACTTTTACTTTTTTTGGATCGTCTCCTGAACGGTTTTTCTTGCCTATAAGCTCTTCGATCTCTATATCAACAGTTTCTTCGGCTTTCTTTTTGGTACTTTCAGCCTGTTTTTGAACATCTTCGGCCATATGCTGAAAGCGTTCAAATGCATTTTCAAAAGTAGCCTTGTTGAATCGACCATCTTTCATTTGACCGAGACCTTCTTGAATCATGTCTCGAACAAAGTCACGAAACATATCATTCATGTTGTCATTGGAGGAATTGCTCATCGTAATAAAGTTTTATGTTTTGAATTAATTTGACGACTAGTTTTCATTTAGACGAATAAATAGCTGTGAACGTTACATACAGCTTATAGTTTTTATTAAATACGTCATATTTCTATTCAAGCCCAAGAAGCTTTTTAGTCTCTTAGAAGATTCATGATTTCTTTAAATATGTTAACTAAATAGTACAATCTTTCCAATTAGCTTTGGACTGCATGTTTTTTGCTAAAGAGAAGGTATAGCTGCTTAATCTTAAAGAAGCAACCATATGTCATGAGGTCTGGTTGTGGTGGTTGGGCAGTGTACATTAAAATTGATGACACTAAAACTTTTTGTAATGAAAAAAACATTTCTATTTAGCGTTCTGATGGGTATGATGGTACTTTTCAGTACTACATCTGTATTTGCTGGTGATAAAGATATAAAAGGTGGTGGATCACCTGGTGCGGGTTTTCTGAACGTTGGTCTGGGAGTTGGATACTACGGTGATATTCCATTGTTTGCTGATTATGAATTCGGAATTACAAAGGATGTAACAATAGGCCCTGCTATTGGCTTTGGCTTTGGTGCTAACTGGTTATCATTGGGTGCTAAAGGTCGTTTCTACTTTGATGATTTTGTGAACCTGAATGGTAAGTTTGACCTGTATGCAGGTGGTACATTAGGGTTGATTCCTGTTGTAAACAATCACTCAGATCACTATGAGAGTGGAGGGTTGTTTCTTGCTCTGAACGTGGGTGGTAGATATCATTTTACGAACAGATTGGGGGGATTCCTAGACCTGAGTACTGGAGCATCCTCAATTGGACTTAGCTTCAGACTGTAGTCCTCTTATTTTACCTGAAAATAAAATCCCTCTTCAATTTCATATTAGAATTGAAGAGGGATTTTTGTGTTTAGTTAAAGGTGATTTCTTTTAGGATTTTATCTCCCTGTCTTAGTCGAATCTCTACTTTTTGTTTTTCGGGATTAACCTTGTAGTTATCCAAAAGGCTCTTATAAAAAGCTTCTGCTTTTTTCTTTTCAAGTCGGGAAAAGGTGAATTGTTTACTTTCAGTAAAAGAGGTTGGAGAATCACGATGGGCAGTTACTTCCAACAAGAAGTTTGAACCGATTAATTTTTCAAGAATGCTTTTCATGGTTGTATAGTGGATATGGATAGAAAAAAGCTACCCATAAATTGAGGGAGAAAAGCACTTTTTTGTTTGTATAAAGTAGCAATGTAGGGTTTGCATAAAAAAACTCCCCAACTTTTGACAGTAGGGGAGTTTGTATATGATTAAGCGTTATGCCAGTTGTGAATTACTGGTTTTGCTTCTTGATCAAGTTCAATGCTGAACCAGCCTTGAACCACTCGATTTGCTGCTCGTTGTAAGTGTGGTTTACAGTAACCTCATCTTTAGATCCGTCAGCGTGGTTCAATACCATTGTCAATGGCTTACCTGGAGCGAACTCAGTCAGTCCGATGATATCGATCTTATCATTTTCCTGTACTTTGTCGTAGTCAGCAGGGTTGTCAAATGTCAGACCCAACATACCTTGCTTCTTCAGGTTTGTTTCGTGGATACGAGCGAATGACTTCACTACTACCGCTCTAACGCCCAAGTGACGTGGCTCCATTGCAGCGTGCTCACGTGATGAACCTTCACCGTAGTTTTCGTCACCGATTACTACAGAACCGATACCAGCAGCCTTGTAAGCTCTTGCTGTAGCAGGAACTTCACCGTACTCACCAGTCAGTTGGTTCTTCACATTATTAGCCATGTCGTTAGATGCGTTGATAGCACCAATCAGACAGTTGTTAGAGATGTTATCCAAGTGACCTCTGAAACGCAACCATGGACCTGCCATTGAGATGTGGTCAGTAGTACACTTACCTTTTGCTTTGATCAGCAGGTTCATGCCAGTCAGGTTAGTACCTTCCCAAGGCTTGAATGGATCCAGCAGTTGCAGACGGTCTGAAGTAGGCGCTACGATTACCTCTACACCTGAACCATCCTCAGCAGGAGCTTGGTAGCCAGCGTCCTCTACTGCGAAGCCTTTTGTTGGCAGTTCGTCACCAGTAGGAGCGTCCAGCATTACTTCCTCACCGTTTTCGTTAACCAGCTTGTCAGTAAGCGGGTTGAAAGTCAGGTCACCAGCAATAGCCAAAGCTGTTACCAACTCAGGAGATGCCACGAATGCATGAGTGTTAGGGTTGCCATCCGCACGCTTCGAGAAGTTACGGTTGAAAGAGTGAACGATTGTGTTCTTCTCTTGCTTGTCAGCACCTTCACGAGCCCACTGACCGATACAAGGACCACATGCGTTAGCAAATACGCTAGCACCGATCTTGTCGAATGTATCGATAAAGCCGTCACGCTCGATTGTATATCTTACTTGCTCAGAACCCGGAGTGATCGTGAACTGTGCTTTAGTTTTCAGTTTTTTCTCAACAGCTTGCTCAGCTAGTGAAGCTGCTCTTGAGATATCCTCGTATGAAGAGTTTGTACAAGAACCGATCAAACCTACCTCAACTTTTGTAGGCCAGCCGTTCTCTTCAGCAATTTTCTTCATTTCTGAGATAGGAGTCGCTCTGTCCGGCGTGAATGGACCGTTCAGGTGTGGCTCCAAAGTATCCAAGTTGATTTCGATCACTTGGTCAAAGTACTGCTCAGGGTTTGCATAAACCTCAGCGTCAGCAGTCAGGTGTTCTTTAACAGCATTAGCAGCATCCGCTACGTCATCTCTGTTAGTAGCTCTCAGGTAACGCTCCATTGACTCATCGTAACCGAATGTTGAAGTCGTCGCACCAATCTCAGCACCCATGTTACAGATTGTACCTTTACCAGTACATGACATTGATTCAGCACCTTCACCGAAGTACTCAACGATGCAACCTGTACCACCTTTTACAGTCAGGATACCTGCTACTTTCAGGATTACGTCTTTTGCAGAAGTCCAGCCGTTCAGTTTACCAGTCAGTTTAACACCGATCAGTTTAGGGAATTTAAGCTCCCAAGCCATACCTGCCATTACGTCAACAGCATCAGCGCCACCAACACCAACAGCTACCATACCCAAACCACCTGCGTTTACAGTGTGTGAGTCAGTACCGATCATCATACCACCTGGGAATGCATAGTTCTCCAGTACTACTTGGTGGATGATACCTGCACCTGGCTTCCAGAAGCCAATGCCGTACTTGTTGGAAACAGAAGCAAGGAAGTCATAAACTTCTTTGTTTGTTACTTCAGCAGTATGAAGGTCTTTGTCTGCACCAACTTTTGCTTGAATAAGGTGGTCAGCGTGTACTGTTGAAGGAACAGCGGCCTTGCTTTTACCAGCTTGCATAAACTGCAACAACGCC is a window from the Limibacter armeniacum genome containing:
- a CDS encoding O-methyltransferase, giving the protein MEIVNQNIEQYIDDHATAEDQVLQKLDRETHLKVALPDMISGHVQGLLLTAITNMMKPKRILEIGTFTGYSGICLAKGLAPDGKLVSLEKDDELEEIIDKYFTDAGLRDKLELHFGNAVEIIPTLTEKFDLVFIDADKKNYCKYFDLVIDMVNPGGFIIADNVLWKGKVANEKAQDKDTQSIRDYNRKVQDDPRVTNFILPVRDGLMIAQKLQ
- a CDS encoding aconitate hydratase; translated protein: MAFDIDMIKAVYANMAEKVEAARKVVGKPLTLTEKILYSHLYDGKATEAYNRGASYVNFAPDRVAMQDATAQMALLQFMQAGKSKAAVPSTVHADHLIQAKVGADKDLHTAEVTNKEVYDFLASVSNKYGIGFWKPGAGIIHQVVLENYAFPGGMMIGTDSHTVNAGGLGMVAVGVGGADAVDVMAGMAWELKFPKLIGVKLTGKLNGWTSAKDVILKVAGILTVKGGTGCIVEYFGEGAESMSCTGKGTICNMGAEIGATTSTFGYDESMERYLRATNRDDVADAANAVKEHLTADAEVYANPEQYFDQVIEINLDTLEPHLNGPFTPDRATPISEMKKIAEENGWPTKVEVGLIGSCTNSSYEDISRAASLAEQAVEKKLKTKAQFTITPGSEQVRYTIERDGFIDTFDKIGASVFANACGPCIGQWAREGADKQEKNTIVHSFNRNFSKRADGNPNTHAFVASPELVTALAIAGDLTFNPLTDKLVNENGEEVMLDAPTGDELPTKGFAVEDAGYQAPAEDGSGVEVIVAPTSDRLQLLDPFKPWEGTNLTGMNLLIKAKGKCTTDHISMAGPWLRFRGHLDNISNNCLIGAINASNDMANNVKNQLTGEYGEVPATARAYKAAGIGSVVIGDENYGEGSSREHAAMEPRHLGVRAVVVKSFARIHETNLKKQGMLGLTFDNPADYDKVQENDKIDIIGLTEFAPGKPLTMVLNHADGSKDEVTVNHTYNEQQIEWFKAGSALNLIKKQNQ
- a CDS encoding PaaI family thioesterase produces the protein MKYFQDYMHGNVCFGCGNSNPDGLQIKSYWEGEQAICIWQPEEKYHGWANLLAGGILATLIDCHCMGTAMADAYRREDRALDSAPYYRYATGTMTIKYLQPTYVDKPVKLVATVTEVKNRKTVVKCEAWSGDVKSAEAEVIGIRVFDSSDTANQNSAFIE
- a CDS encoding LysM peptidoglycan-binding domain-containing protein; its protein translation is MRKTLTILLCAGALSAYADTVSSIYHPNVTNTYVFGGLPENQLPDNPYPIISDIEVKTVNGEEITLANANGIPAFIAGDRQTLLNIAAALNISMKKIISYNDMNVFDELKSGQVYYLKSKSSKGPIEEHIVVDEASLWEVSQRYGIKLKKLAKFNRMETDEPLQLGRVLFLQKKRKKSVPIEIREVELPEAPEKKQLSNKPANKQEDTTDVISITSNRDTKQFNPNASNHTVRDGESIFMISRMYNVTILDLKAWNDIGDDLKLKPGQVLKVKGDSSLTTVTEDPKGNAVLIDSNVAKQTTSKPNNNFQVVEKTPKTNDSAVANGDRYVVQDTDQNIVTIASKFNVSYKDIKEWNNLNSLTVKPGQVLIIKQPNNGSTASNDMYNQPAVQRPAETQDNNQSVTTTPATQPADTAPSENLAANKHMVQRGETLYRISKQYNVSVDDLLKWNNMSSAAELKSGFPLYIAAPENSTANTTTTASAAETTVAGQAFTYTVKKGEDIYQIGYANSITPAEIRRLNNLPATAHLQEGQQIKLIKSSSNTGSDATASNNTSQFTQPAKEEVKNRPAETSKPDYSKPATSNPVTTPTVKPATSTVTPNTHLVIKGETLYAISRQYNIPVSDLQTWNGLTEDGNINAGQTLKLRDPSTPNKVARYHVISKGETLYSISRRYKVSIKELKKLNKLADVDNIPSGTRLRVQ